One Mangifera indica cultivar Alphonso chromosome 4, CATAS_Mindica_2.1, whole genome shotgun sequence genomic region harbors:
- the LOC123213456 gene encoding chaperone protein dnaJ 11, chloroplastic-like, whose product MASSSSSLYEVLGISMSASGHEIKAAYRRLARMCHPDVVAMNQKEMSTTEFMKIHAAYSTLSDPDKRANYDRDLFQRRHPVGFSSALSSAAMASISSFSGGYNYKGNWETDQCW is encoded by the coding sequence atggcttcctcttcttcttctttgtacGAGGTTCTGGGTATCTCAATGAGCGCAAGTGGCCACGAAATCAAGGCTGCGTACAGGAGGCTGGCCAGAATGTGTCACCCCGACGTGGTGGCCATGAACCAAAAGGAAATGTCTACAACGGAGTTTATGAAAATCCATGCTGCTTATTCTACTTTATCTGACCCTGATAAAAGAGCCAACTATGACAGAGACCTCTTCCAGCGGAGACACCCTGTTGGGTTTTCTTCCGCCCTTTCTTCAGCTGCAATGGCGTCCATCTCTAGCTTTTCCGGTGGTTACAATTACAAGGGAAATTGGGAGACTGACCAGTGCTGGTAG